The Streptomyces cynarae genome contains a region encoding:
- a CDS encoding LCP family protein: MFLRVASVEAHGGGDGDGDGGVGRRGGRRTRLIRFVGAVIACGVVLTAAGAAWAYWHLNHNIRSVDIDGALGSDRPARPTPSASASASPLPSGALNILVLGSDSRSGKQNAALGGGDVSGARSDTAMVVHIDAGRTKATVVSIPRDTLVTRPSCPLASGGRTAVAYGVMFNTAYELGGPVCAVKTVESITRIRMDHFLEIDFSGFAKLVDALGGVTVTTDQDIDDDKSHLDLKAGTHHLNGTRALALARTRYGIGDGSDLGRIALQQKLVKALLDQLASTDLLTDPAKLYRVADATTGSLTTDTGLDSLPELTLLGESLKGLTSKNVTTVMMPVVPAPSDANRVVAKEPAASELWASLR; this comes from the coding sequence ATGTTCCTCCGTGTGGCTTCAGTTGAGGCACACGGGGGCGGGGACGGGGATGGTGACGGGGGCGTGGGAAGACGCGGCGGCCGGCGGACACGGCTGATCAGATTCGTCGGCGCGGTGATCGCGTGCGGCGTCGTCCTCACGGCCGCCGGGGCGGCCTGGGCGTACTGGCATCTCAACCACAACATCAGGAGCGTCGACATCGACGGCGCGCTGGGCAGCGACCGCCCGGCGCGCCCGACACCCTCGGCCTCCGCGTCCGCATCGCCCCTGCCGAGCGGCGCCCTGAACATCCTGGTCCTGGGGTCCGATTCGCGCAGCGGCAAGCAGAACGCCGCCCTCGGCGGGGGCGACGTCTCGGGTGCCCGTTCGGACACGGCGATGGTGGTGCACATCGACGCGGGCCGCACAAAGGCCACCGTGGTCAGCATCCCGCGCGACACCCTCGTCACCCGGCCGTCGTGCCCGCTGGCGTCGGGCGGCAGGACGGCGGTGGCGTACGGGGTGATGTTCAACACCGCCTACGAGCTGGGCGGTCCGGTCTGTGCGGTCAAGACGGTCGAGTCGATCACACGGATCCGCATGGACCACTTCCTGGAGATCGACTTCTCGGGGTTCGCCAAGCTGGTGGACGCGCTCGGCGGCGTGACGGTGACGACGGACCAGGACATCGACGACGACAAGAGCCACCTGGACCTGAAGGCGGGCACCCACCACCTGAACGGCACCCGGGCCCTGGCCCTGGCCCGCACCCGGTACGGCATAGGCGACGGCAGCGACCTCGGCCGCATAGCTCTCCAGCAGAAGCTGGTGAAGGCGCTGCTGGACCAGCTCGCCTCGACGGATCTGCTCACCGATCCCGCGAAGCTGTACCGGGTCGCCGACGCGACCACCGGCAGCCTGACCACGGACACGGGCCTGGACTCGCTGCCGGAGCTGACCCTTCTGGGCGAGAGCCTGAAGGGTCTGACGTCGAAGAACGTGACGACGGTGATGATGCCGGTGGTGCCCGCACCCTCGGACGCCAACCGAGTGGTGGCGAAGGAGCCGGCGGCGAGCGAGCTGTGGGCGTCGCTGCGGTGA
- a CDS encoding YciI family protein — translation MPRFLSIVRVDETTAPAEGPSPELMQRMGELIEEITKAGVMLDTAGLTPAAQGARVRWEGGKLSVTDGPFTESKEVIGGYALMQCKDKAEAIEWAKRFVKVHEEYWTITCEVREIAEA, via the coding sequence ATGCCGCGTTTCCTGTCGATCGTGCGCGTCGACGAGACCACCGCGCCCGCTGAGGGCCCCAGCCCCGAGCTGATGCAGCGGATGGGCGAGCTGATCGAGGAGATCACCAAGGCCGGGGTCATGCTCGACACCGCCGGGCTCACGCCGGCCGCCCAGGGCGCCCGGGTGCGCTGGGAGGGCGGGAAACTCTCCGTCACCGACGGCCCGTTCACCGAGTCGAAGGAGGTCATCGGCGGCTACGCGCTCATGCAGTGCAAGGACAAGGCCGAGGCGATCGAGTGGGCCAAGCGGTTCGTGAAGGTGCACGAGGAGTACTGGACGATCACCTGCGAGGTCCGGGAGATCGCCGAGGCGTGA
- a CDS encoding RNA polymerase sigma factor, with translation MEQQPAPAPDGPVGAIETVFRMESPRVIAGVARIVRDVGIAEELAQDALVAALEQWPRDGVPDNPGAWLMAAAKHRAIDLVRRRERYARKLEEVGRDLEATPYHVDVPSDPDDIDDDLLRLVFTACHPVLSAESRIALTLRLLGGLTTAEIARAFLVPEATVAQRIVRAKRTLATKGVAFEVPYGPEREARLGSVLEVIYLVFNEGYAATAGDDLLRPALCEDALRLARVLAELMPKEPEVHGLAALLEFQASRTAARTGPDGGPVLLKDQNRARWNRLLVARGIAALGHADAVAAGAPGPYVLQAAIAACHALAHTYEETDWARIATLYGLLADRSPSPVVELNRAVAVSMAQGPGPALEIVDRLATEPALRDYHLLPSVRGDLLARLGRRAEAREEFVRAAALARNERERELLTARAEDCR, from the coding sequence GTGGAACAGCAGCCCGCCCCCGCCCCCGACGGCCCGGTCGGCGCCATCGAGACCGTCTTCCGGATGGAGTCCCCGCGCGTCATCGCCGGTGTCGCGCGGATCGTCCGGGACGTCGGGATCGCCGAGGAGTTGGCGCAGGACGCCCTGGTCGCCGCTTTGGAGCAGTGGCCGCGGGACGGCGTGCCCGACAACCCGGGCGCCTGGCTCATGGCCGCCGCCAAGCACCGCGCGATCGACCTCGTGCGCCGTCGGGAGAGGTACGCGCGCAAGCTGGAGGAGGTCGGGCGGGACCTTGAGGCGACGCCGTACCACGTGGACGTGCCGTCCGACCCGGACGACATCGACGACGACCTGCTCCGGCTCGTGTTCACCGCCTGCCACCCGGTGTTGTCCGCCGAGTCCCGCATCGCGCTCACCCTGCGGCTGCTCGGCGGACTGACCACGGCCGAGATCGCACGCGCGTTCCTCGTGCCGGAGGCCACCGTCGCGCAGCGCATCGTCCGCGCGAAACGGACGCTCGCGACGAAGGGCGTCGCCTTCGAGGTGCCGTACGGCCCCGAGCGCGAGGCCCGGCTCGGGTCCGTGCTCGAGGTCATCTACCTGGTCTTCAACGAGGGGTACGCGGCCACGGCCGGCGACGACCTGCTGCGCCCGGCCCTGTGCGAGGACGCCCTGCGGCTGGCCCGGGTGCTGGCCGAGCTGATGCCCAAGGAGCCCGAGGTGCACGGGCTGGCCGCACTGCTGGAGTTCCAGGCCTCCCGAACCGCGGCCCGCACCGGGCCGGACGGCGGGCCCGTGCTGCTGAAGGACCAGAACCGGGCACGCTGGAACCGCCTGCTCGTCGCCCGCGGCATCGCTGCCCTCGGCCACGCCGACGCGGTTGCCGCGGGAGCCCCTGGCCCGTACGTCCTGCAGGCCGCGATCGCCGCCTGCCACGCGCTCGCGCACACGTACGAGGAGACGGACTGGGCACGTATCGCCACGCTGTACGGGCTGCTGGCCGACCGCTCCCCCTCACCGGTCGTCGAGCTGAACCGCGCGGTCGCCGTCTCGATGGCCCAGGGCCCGGGCCCGGCCCTGGAGATCGTCGACCGGCTGGCCACCGAACCGGCCCTGCGCGACTACCACTTGCTGCCGAGCGTCCGCGGAGACCTGCTGGCCCGGCTCGGGCGCAGGGCCGAGGCCCGTGAGGAGTTCGTCCGGGCCGCCGCCCTCGCCCGCAACGAAAGGGAACGTGAGCTGCTCACGGCACGCGCGGAGGACTGTCGTTAG
- a CDS encoding class I SAM-dependent methyltransferase, translating to MNDLSFASLLTPEGRALLDEVRGTDPARELAVATRLRREHPAELVSAALAQARLRERAAAKFGAGDAQRMFFTPNGVEQSTRATVATHRAERFRALGVASVADLCCGVGGDAIALARAGIRVLAVDRDPLTAAVARANADALGLASLIEVREADVTEVDVSSYDAVFVDPARRGGRGRIFDPEAYSPPLSWAVATALKAPHAALKVAPGIPHEMVPGEAEAEWISDGGDVKEAVLWFGTRPGEVRATLLPGPRVLRGRGLPDPPVRPLGRYLYEPDGAVIRAHLVAEVAEDVDGGLIDETIAYVTADGRRDSPYATAYEITDRLPFNVKKLKALLREREVGILTVKKRGSAVEPEELRRKVLPKPHGPNAVTVFLTRVAGAPTMLLGHPA from the coding sequence GTGAACGACCTCTCCTTCGCCTCCCTGCTCACCCCTGAGGGCCGCGCCCTCCTGGACGAGGTGCGCGGCACCGACCCGGCGCGGGAGCTGGCCGTCGCCACCCGGCTGCGCCGCGAGCACCCCGCCGAGCTGGTCTCCGCGGCCCTCGCCCAGGCACGGCTGCGGGAGCGGGCGGCGGCGAAGTTCGGCGCGGGCGACGCACAGCGGATGTTCTTCACGCCGAACGGCGTCGAGCAGTCCACCAGGGCGACGGTCGCCACCCACCGCGCCGAGCGTTTCCGGGCCCTCGGGGTGGCATCCGTCGCCGACCTGTGCTGCGGCGTGGGCGGCGACGCCATCGCGCTCGCCCGGGCCGGCATCCGCGTCCTGGCCGTGGACCGCGACCCGCTGACGGCGGCCGTGGCGCGCGCGAACGCCGACGCGCTGGGCCTCGCCTCCCTGATCGAGGTCCGCGAGGCCGACGTCACCGAGGTGGACGTCTCCTCGTACGACGCCGTCTTCGTCGATCCCGCGCGGCGAGGAGGGCGCGGCCGCATCTTCGATCCGGAGGCGTACTCGCCCCCGCTGTCCTGGGCGGTGGCCACGGCCCTGAAGGCCCCGCACGCCGCCCTCAAGGTGGCGCCGGGCATCCCGCACGAGATGGTGCCCGGCGAGGCGGAGGCCGAGTGGATCTCGGACGGCGGGGACGTGAAGGAGGCGGTGCTGTGGTTCGGCACGCGGCCGGGCGAGGTACGGGCCACGCTCCTGCCCGGACCGCGCGTGCTGCGCGGTCGCGGCCTGCCCGACCCGCCGGTGCGTCCGCTCGGCCGCTACCTCTACGAACCTGACGGCGCCGTGATCCGCGCCCACCTGGTGGCGGAGGTGGCCGAGGACGTGGACGGCGGCCTGATCGACGAGACGATCGCCTATGTGACGGCGGACGGGCGCCGCGACTCCCCGTACGCCACCGCGTACGAGATCACCGACCGGCTCCCCTTCAACGTGAAGAAGCTGAAGGCGCTGCTGCGGGAGCGGGAGGTCGGGATCCTGACCGTGAAGAAGCGCGGCTCGGCCGTCGAACCGGAGGAGCTGCGCCGCAAGGTCCTGCCCAAGCCGCACGGCCCGAACGCGGTGACCGTGTTCCTGACCCGGGTCGCCGGGGCGCCGACGATGCTGCTCGGGCACCCCGCCTAA
- a CDS encoding polysaccharide deacetylase family protein yields the protein MPEVLDRVPTRDKVVFLTYDEGAERDPRFVEMVRDLRLPISVFLTDTAAGPAYARLARLRAAGATIENRTPDHAGLRGRPYAEQRAQICAGRDRLRSRLGRRPVLLRPPYGRYDRTTLRAAADCGIKALILWRPTHAYGRSTALHPGDILRPHEPGRPLASLTSETTRVLRRLQARGFTVARLEDYL from the coding sequence CTGCCGGAGGTCCTCGACCGCGTCCCCACCCGCGACAAGGTCGTCTTCCTCACGTACGACGAGGGCGCGGAGCGGGACCCCCGGTTCGTCGAGATGGTCCGTGACCTGCGGCTGCCCATCAGTGTGTTCCTCACGGACACGGCCGCCGGACCGGCGTACGCGCGACTCGCGCGGCTACGGGCGGCAGGGGCGACCATCGAGAACCGCACCCCGGACCACGCCGGACTGCGCGGCCGGCCCTACGCGGAGCAGCGCGCCCAGATCTGCGCCGGGCGGGACCGGCTGCGCTCCCGCCTGGGCCGGCGCCCCGTTCTGCTGCGCCCGCCCTACGGCAGGTACGACCGCACTACCCTCCGGGCCGCGGCGGACTGCGGTATCAAGGCCCTGATCCTGTGGCGTCCGACGCACGCCTATGGAAGGTCCACGGCCCTCCATCCGGGCGACATCCTCCGCCCCCACGAACCGGGCCGCCCCCTGGCCTCCCTGACCTCGGAGACGACCCGCGTCCTGCGCCGCCTGCAGGCGAGGGGATTCACGGTGGCCCGCTTGGAGGACTACCTCTGA
- the groES gene encoding co-chaperone GroES has product MTTASSKVAIKPLEDRIVVQPLDAEQTTASGLVIPDTAKEKPQEGVVLAVGPGRFEDGNRLPLDVKVGDVVLYSKYGGTEVKYNNEEYLVLSARDVLAIIEK; this is encoded by the coding sequence GTGACGACCGCCAGCTCCAAGGTTGCCATCAAGCCGCTCGAGGACCGCATCGTGGTCCAGCCGCTGGACGCCGAGCAGACCACGGCCTCTGGCCTGGTCATCCCGGACACCGCCAAGGAGAAGCCCCAGGAGGGCGTCGTCCTGGCCGTGGGCCCGGGCCGCTTCGAGGACGGCAACCGCCTTCCGCTCGACGTCAAGGTCGGCGACGTCGTGCTCTACAGCAAGTACGGCGGCACCGAGGTGAAGTACAACAACGAGGAGTACCTCGTTCTCTCGGCTCGCGACGTGCTCGCGATCATCGAGAAGTAA
- the groL gene encoding chaperonin GroEL (60 kDa chaperone family; promotes refolding of misfolded polypeptides especially under stressful conditions; forms two stacked rings of heptamers to form a barrel-shaped 14mer; ends can be capped by GroES; misfolded proteins enter the barrel where they are refolded when GroES binds), which produces MAKILKFDEDARRALERGVNKLADTVKVTIGPKGRNVVIDKKFGAPTITNDGVTIAREVEIEDPYENLGAQLVKEVATKTNDIAGDGTTTATVLAQALVREGLRNVAAGASPAALKKGIDAAVKAVSDDLLATARPIDEKSDIAAVAALSAQDQQVGELIAEAMDKVGKDGVITVEESNTFGLELDFTEGMAFDKGYLSPYFVTDQERMEAVLDDPYILINQGKISAIADLLPLLEKVIQAGSSKPLLIIAEDLEGEALSTLVVNKIRGTFNAVAVKAPGFGDRRKAMLQDMAVLTGATVVSEEVGLKLDQVGLDVLGSARRVTVTKDDTTIVDGAGKSEDVAGRVNQIKAEIETTDSDWDREKLQERLAKLAGGVCVIKVGAATEVELKEKKHRLEDAISATRAAVEEGIVSGGGSALVHASKVLADGLGKEGDEATGVAIVRRAVVEPLRWIAENAGLEGYVIASKVAELEKGNGYNAATGEYGDLIKAGVIDPVKVTRSALENAASIASLLLTTETLVVEKKEEEEPAAAGHGHGHAH; this is translated from the coding sequence ATGGCGAAGATCCTGAAGTTCGACGAGGACGCCCGTCGCGCCCTCGAGCGCGGCGTCAACAAGCTGGCCGACACGGTCAAGGTGACCATCGGCCCCAAGGGCCGCAACGTCGTCATCGACAAGAAGTTCGGCGCCCCCACCATCACCAACGACGGCGTCACCATCGCCCGTGAGGTGGAGATCGAGGACCCGTACGAGAACCTCGGCGCCCAGCTGGTCAAGGAGGTGGCGACCAAGACCAACGACATCGCGGGTGACGGCACCACCACCGCCACCGTGCTCGCCCAGGCGCTGGTGCGCGAGGGCCTGCGGAACGTCGCCGCGGGCGCCTCCCCGGCCGCCCTGAAGAAGGGCATCGACGCCGCCGTCAAGGCCGTCTCCGACGACCTGCTGGCCACCGCGCGCCCGATCGACGAGAAGTCCGACATCGCCGCCGTCGCCGCGCTGTCCGCCCAGGACCAGCAGGTCGGCGAGCTGATCGCCGAGGCGATGGACAAGGTCGGCAAGGACGGTGTCATCACCGTCGAGGAGTCCAACACCTTCGGTCTGGAGCTGGACTTCACCGAGGGCATGGCCTTCGACAAGGGCTACCTGTCGCCGTACTTCGTGACGGACCAGGAGCGCATGGAGGCCGTCCTCGACGACCCGTACATCCTGATCAACCAGGGCAAGATCTCCGCCATCGCGGATCTGCTGCCGCTGCTGGAGAAGGTCATCCAGGCCGGCTCCTCCAAGCCGCTGCTGATCATCGCCGAGGACCTCGAGGGCGAGGCCCTGTCCACCCTGGTCGTCAACAAGATCCGCGGCACCTTCAACGCGGTCGCCGTCAAGGCCCCCGGCTTCGGTGACCGCCGCAAGGCGATGCTGCAGGACATGGCGGTCCTCACCGGCGCCACGGTCGTCTCCGAGGAGGTCGGCCTCAAGCTCGACCAGGTCGGCCTGGACGTGCTGGGCTCCGCCCGCCGCGTCACCGTCACCAAGGACGACACGACCATCGTCGACGGCGCCGGCAAGTCCGAGGACGTCGCGGGCCGCGTCAACCAGATCAAGGCCGAGATCGAGACCACGGACTCCGACTGGGACCGCGAGAAGCTCCAGGAGCGCCTCGCGAAGCTGGCCGGCGGCGTGTGCGTGATCAAGGTCGGCGCCGCCACCGAGGTGGAGCTGAAGGAGAAGAAGCACCGCCTGGAGGACGCCATCTCCGCGACCCGCGCCGCGGTCGAGGAGGGCATCGTCTCCGGTGGTGGCTCCGCCCTGGTCCACGCCTCCAAGGTGCTGGCCGACGGCCTCGGCAAGGAGGGCGACGAGGCCACCGGTGTCGCCATCGTGCGCCGCGCGGTCGTCGAGCCGCTGCGCTGGATCGCCGAGAACGCGGGCCTGGAGGGCTACGTCATCGCCTCCAAGGTCGCCGAGCTGGAGAAGGGCAACGGCTACAACGCCGCCACCGGCGAGTACGGCGACCTGATCAAGGCCGGCGTCATCGACCCGGTCAAGGTCACCCGCTCCGCCCTGGAGAACGCCGCCTCCATCGCCTCCCTGCTTCTGACGACCGAGACCCTGGTCGTCGAGAAGAAGGAAGAGGAGGAGCCCGCCGCGGCCGGCCACGGCCACGGTCACGCCCACTGA
- a CDS encoding ester cyclase, with product MTFVQLIDCKTSRFDEMNRIMDRWVEKTRGRRTATHDVIGRDRSDASHFIEIVEFPSYEEAMRNSNLPETDQVFREMVALCDEMPTFVDLEVVRDEQLYTDAVRRLFGTLATAGELPPLNDLIAEGCHSHDPVNPQDTIGLDAIRREYRMWRDAFDFTFTIEDLIEQGDRVCARWTWDATHKGEFLGIPSTGRRVGMSGMTLFRFGEDAKIAETWWQHDQLGLMEQLGALDELER from the coding sequence ATGACATTCGTGCAGCTCATCGACTGCAAGACCAGCCGGTTCGACGAAATGAACCGGATCATGGACAGATGGGTCGAGAAGACCAGGGGCAGGCGGACGGCGACCCACGACGTGATCGGCAGGGACCGGTCCGACGCCTCGCACTTCATCGAGATCGTGGAGTTCCCCTCCTACGAGGAGGCGATGCGGAACTCCAACCTCCCGGAGACCGACCAGGTCTTCCGCGAGATGGTCGCCCTGTGTGACGAGATGCCCACCTTCGTCGATCTGGAGGTGGTACGGGACGAGCAGTTGTACACGGATGCGGTGCGACGCCTGTTCGGCACGCTCGCGACGGCGGGCGAACTGCCACCGCTCAACGACCTGATCGCGGAGGGCTGCCACAGCCACGACCCCGTCAACCCGCAGGACACCATCGGCCTGGACGCCATCCGGCGCGAGTACCGGATGTGGCGGGACGCCTTCGACTTCACCTTCACCATCGAGGACCTGATCGAGCAGGGCGACCGGGTGTGCGCGCGGTGGACCTGGGACGCCACGCACAAGGGCGAGTTCCTGGGCATCCCGTCCACCGGCAGGAGGGTCGGCATGTCCGGTATGACCCTCTTCCGCTTCGGTGAGGACGCGAAGATCGCCGAGACCTGGTGGCAGCACGACCAGCTGGGGCTGATGGAGCAGCTGGGGGCCCTGGACGAGCTGGAGCGGTAG
- a CDS encoding SDR family NAD(P)-dependent oxidoreductase has protein sequence MTTALITGSTAGIGAAFARRLAADGHDLVLVARDTKRLREQATELHDRHGIEAEVLTADLATDEGIEAVARRLSDLKNPVDLLVNNAGFGNKGRYLDVSMADELRMLKVHCEAVLRLTSAAAEAMRKRGRGGIVNVASVAAFVPRGTYGASKAWVVQFTQGAAKDLAGSGVQLMALCPGFVRTEFHQRAGMGTDNIPNWMWLDADKLVATALADLARGKTLSIPDPRYKVLMGMVKVTPRALLGGISSRTGRKYGPQ, from the coding sequence ATGACAACGGCTCTGATTACGGGATCGACCGCGGGCATCGGCGCCGCGTTCGCACGGCGGCTGGCAGCCGACGGCCACGACCTCGTCCTGGTGGCGCGCGACACCAAGCGGCTGCGGGAGCAGGCGACCGAGCTGCACGACCGGCACGGCATCGAGGCCGAGGTGCTGACGGCGGACCTGGCGACCGACGAGGGGATCGAGGCGGTGGCCCGCCGCCTGTCCGACCTGAAGAACCCGGTCGACCTGCTCGTGAACAACGCGGGCTTCGGCAACAAGGGCCGTTACCTCGACGTGTCGATGGCCGACGAGCTGCGGATGCTCAAGGTGCACTGCGAGGCGGTGCTGCGGCTGACGAGCGCGGCGGCGGAGGCGATGCGGAAGCGCGGTCGCGGCGGGATCGTCAACGTGGCCTCGGTCGCGGCGTTCGTGCCGCGCGGCACGTACGGGGCGTCGAAGGCGTGGGTCGTGCAGTTCACGCAGGGCGCGGCGAAGGACCTGGCCGGGTCGGGGGTACAGCTGATGGCGCTGTGCCCGGGCTTCGTCCGCACCGAGTTCCACCAGCGGGCCGGGATGGGCACGGACAACATCCCGAACTGGATGTGGCTGGACGCGGACAAGTTGGTCGCCACCGCGCTCGCCGACCTGGCCCGCGGCAAGACGCTGTCGATCCCGGACCCGCGGTACAAGGTGCTGATGGGCATGGTGAAGGTGACGCCGCGCGCGCTGCTGGGCGGGATCAGCTCGCGGACGGGGCGCAAGTACGGGCCGCAGTAG
- a CDS encoding MOSC domain-containing protein, producing the protein MKLLSLNVGRPVAVEYTDQPEGLTGIDKRPVDGPVRVTAPGPKGTGASGLAGDAVCDLRHHGGDDQAVYAFAREDLDGWERELGRSLPSGSFGENLTTEGLDVAGARIGERWRIGAELVLEVTCGRIPCRTFQEHLGERGWVKRFTHKGAPGAYLRVIEPGEIRAGDPISVVHRPDHDVTVALQFRAVTTERHLLPRLLAAGDALHPESVTAAREYARKYAGRN; encoded by the coding sequence ATGAAGCTTCTGTCTCTGAACGTGGGCCGACCCGTGGCCGTCGAGTACACGGACCAGCCGGAGGGTCTGACCGGCATCGACAAGCGGCCGGTGGACGGGCCCGTGCGGGTGACCGCGCCCGGGCCGAAGGGGACCGGTGCGAGCGGGCTGGCCGGGGACGCGGTGTGCGACCTGCGGCACCACGGCGGTGACGACCAGGCGGTGTACGCGTTCGCCCGGGAGGACCTCGACGGCTGGGAGCGTGAGCTCGGCCGGTCGCTGCCGAGCGGCTCGTTCGGCGAGAACCTCACCACCGAGGGTCTCGACGTGGCCGGCGCGCGGATCGGCGAGCGCTGGCGGATCGGGGCGGAGCTGGTCCTGGAGGTGACCTGCGGGCGGATTCCGTGCCGTACCTTCCAGGAGCACCTGGGCGAACGCGGCTGGGTGAAGCGGTTCACGCACAAGGGCGCGCCGGGCGCCTATCTGCGCGTGATCGAGCCGGGTGAGATACGGGCCGGCGACCCCATCAGCGTCGTGCACCGGCCGGACCACGACGTGACGGTCGCCCTCCAGTTCCGGGCGGTGACCACGGAACGGCACCTGCTCCCGCGCCTGTTGGCGGCGGGTGACGCGCTGCACCCGGAGAGCGTGACGGCGGCACGGGAGTACGCGCGCAAGTACGCGGGACGGAACTAG
- a CDS encoding LysR family transcriptional regulator: MIEARHLRVLRAVAATGSFSAAGRELGCTQPAVSQQMKALEASVGTPLLVRSGREMRLTEAGEALVRHAAGILAGLTAAEEEVAAIAGLRAGRVRLVSFPSGSSTLVPAALAALRAAHPGTRVSLEEAEPPQSVEKLRAGDCDIALAFRYEGAEVGVEEWDDLVVRPLLTDRLVGLVPEGHRLARAESVAIGELAGEPWIAGCPRCRGQLVQVCASAGFTPRIDFATDDYPAVVGLVGAGLGVAVLPQLAVESVRPRGVRPVALEPAVRREIVALTLPDLAQVPAVAATLGELARAAAR; the protein is encoded by the coding sequence GTGATCGAGGCTCGACATCTCCGTGTGCTGCGCGCCGTGGCCGCCACCGGCTCCTTCTCTGCGGCGGGGCGCGAGCTGGGCTGCACCCAGCCCGCCGTCAGCCAGCAGATGAAGGCCCTGGAAGCGTCCGTCGGCACGCCGCTGCTGGTGCGCAGCGGCCGCGAGATGCGCCTGACGGAGGCGGGCGAGGCGCTGGTACGGCACGCGGCGGGCATCCTGGCCGGGCTGACCGCCGCCGAGGAGGAGGTCGCCGCCATCGCGGGCCTGAGGGCCGGCCGCGTCCGTCTCGTCTCCTTCCCGAGCGGCAGCTCCACGCTGGTCCCGGCCGCGCTCGCCGCCCTGCGCGCCGCGCACCCGGGCACCCGCGTCTCCCTGGAGGAGGCCGAACCGCCCCAGTCCGTGGAGAAGCTGCGCGCGGGTGACTGCGACATCGCGCTGGCCTTCCGCTACGAGGGCGCGGAGGTGGGCGTCGAGGAGTGGGACGACCTGGTCGTACGGCCGCTGCTCACCGACCGGCTCGTCGGGCTCGTCCCCGAGGGGCACCGGCTGGCGCGCGCGGAGTCGGTCGCCATCGGGGAACTCGCGGGGGAACCGTGGATCGCGGGCTGTCCGCGCTGCCGGGGACAGCTCGTGCAGGTCTGCGCGAGTGCCGGATTCACCCCGCGCATCGACTTCGCGACGGACGACTATCCGGCGGTCGTCGGCCTGGTCGGCGCCGGCCTCGGCGTGGCCGTCCTGCCTCAGCTCGCGGTCGAGTCAGTACGTCCGAGGGGGGTGCGCCCGGTCGCGCTGGAACCGGCGGTACGGCGGGAGATCGTCGCCCTCACGTTGCCGGACCTGGCCCAGGTGCCGGCGGTGGCGGCGACATTGGGCGAGCTGGCGCGTGCGGCCGCCCGATGA
- a CDS encoding WhiB family transcriptional regulator, translating into MADFSRLPGPNADLWDWQLHAACRGVDSSLFFHPEGERGAARSARENSAKEVCMRCPVRAECAAHALAVREPYGVWGGLTEDEREELMGRARNRLVPASTTGGGHDHAASNN; encoded by the coding sequence ATGGCAGATTTCTCCCGCCTTCCCGGTCCGAACGCGGATCTGTGGGACTGGCAGCTCCATGCGGCCTGCCGTGGGGTCGACAGTTCGCTCTTCTTCCATCCGGAGGGTGAACGCGGGGCGGCCCGGAGCGCTCGCGAGAACTCGGCCAAAGAGGTCTGCATGAGGTGCCCCGTCCGCGCCGAGTGCGCGGCCCACGCCCTGGCGGTGCGAGAGCCGTACGGGGTCTGGGGAGGGCTGACCGAGGACGAGCGCGAGGAGCTCATGGGGCGGGCGCGGAACCGGCTGGTACCGGCCTCGACGACCGGTGGAGGCCACGACCACGCCGCCTCGAACAACTGA